A stretch of Novipirellula artificiosorum DNA encodes these proteins:
- a CDS encoding Gfo/Idh/MocA family protein, whose translation MIRVGVVGLGMMGLTHLNVYRSLPNVSIAAICDADPDRLSGKVSAAGNVEGQAQASVASLSADVRRCSDLREVIGAEDIDLVDICLPTHLHLRFGKAVLEAGQHLMMEKPLARNAADAAELAAAAESAKGLSFVGHCLRFWPGWAWLKEAVDDRRYGSVCSATFRRVVDHPKGAFYDNGDLCGGALLDLHVHDTDFVQYLFGMPKAVTSFGYSKITNEADHVVTRYQFDSVPLVVAEGGWAMTDGFTFNMCYTINFENATADFDLSRDKPLAIYEQGKTPEYPEVESKMGYDYEIEYFLECIEQQRQPTIVTMQDALNTIRIVDAEAESVKTGKTVTIEA comes from the coding sequence ATGATTCGAGTAGGCGTTGTCGGTTTAGGCATGATGGGGCTGACGCATTTGAACGTCTATCGCTCGCTGCCCAATGTCTCAATTGCTGCGATCTGTGATGCAGATCCTGACCGTTTGTCTGGCAAGGTTTCGGCAGCCGGGAATGTTGAGGGGCAGGCCCAAGCTTCGGTCGCTTCGCTCTCGGCCGACGTCCGGCGATGCAGTGATCTCCGAGAGGTGATTGGGGCTGAAGACATCGATCTGGTCGACATCTGCCTGCCGACTCACCTGCACCTGCGTTTTGGTAAGGCGGTCTTGGAAGCAGGCCAGCATTTGATGATGGAAAAACCGCTTGCCCGAAACGCCGCCGATGCCGCCGAATTGGCCGCTGCGGCTGAATCAGCCAAGGGGCTATCATTCGTTGGCCATTGCTTGCGTTTTTGGCCGGGATGGGCATGGCTGAAAGAAGCGGTTGACGACCGGCGTTACGGCAGCGTCTGCTCGGCCACGTTCCGGCGTGTCGTCGATCATCCCAAAGGGGCGTTTTACGACAATGGCGACTTGTGTGGCGGAGCGTTGTTGGATCTGCATGTCCACGATACCGATTTTGTGCAGTATCTGTTTGGCATGCCCAAAGCCGTAACCAGTTTCGGGTATTCCAAGATCACCAATGAAGCCGATCACGTCGTCACGCGGTACCAATTTGATTCGGTCCCGTTGGTCGTTGCGGAGGGTGGCTGGGCCATGACCGACGGCTTCACCTTCAACATGTGCTACACGATCAATTTCGAGAACGCGACTGCCGATTTTGATCTAAGCCGAGACAAGCCGCTGGCGATTTACGAGCAGGGCAAAACGCCCGAGTATCCGGAGGTGGAATCCAAGATGGGTTACGACTATGAAATCGAGTACTTCTTGGAATGCATCGAACAGCAACGCCAGCCCACCATCGTCACGATGCAAGACGCGTTGAACACGATCCGGATCGTCGACGCGGAAGCGGAAAGCGTCAAAACAGGAAAGACGGTCACGATCGAGGCTTAG